One part of the Treponema peruense genome encodes these proteins:
- a CDS encoding transposase produces MEKDYLPRKEKYEKANATFNGRNSYSKTDEDATFMRMKEDAMLNGQLKPGYNIQVGTENNFVIGYDVFPNPTDTRTLKPHLENVMNRLDCKFETIIADAGYGSEENYDYLEENGITGAIKYSTYEKETKRSFKKKTFNFENWNYDSNQKLYTCPAGNPVPYKKTVTKKNHSGYLQTYDVYQCDNCEGCPFRELCTKSEYGRMVQRNEHWLEQKSKVKNLLATDEYKKLMKKRSTECETVFGQIKANQKFRRFHLRGSEKVGTEWGLLMLGYDFKQITRQS; encoded by the coding sequence ATTGAAAAAGACTATCTTCCAAGAAAAGAAAAATACGAAAAAGCAAATGCGACATTCAATGGAAGAAACAGCTATTCAAAAACAGATGAAGACGCCACTTTTATGCGCATGAAAGAAGATGCAATGCTCAACGGACAGCTCAAGCCGGGTTATAACATTCAGGTCGGAACTGAAAATAATTTTGTAATCGGTTATGATGTATTTCCGAATCCAACAGATACAAGAACTCTGAAACCTCATCTTGAAAATGTAATGAACCGCCTGGACTGCAAATTTGAAACAATAATTGCCGATGCCGGTTATGGGAGTGAAGAAAACTATGATTATCTTGAAGAGAATGGAATTACTGGTGCTATAAAATATTCAACTTACGAAAAAGAAACAAAGCGAAGTTTTAAAAAGAAAACATTCAATTTTGAAAACTGGAATTATGATTCAAATCAAAAACTGTATACCTGTCCGGCCGGAAATCCTGTTCCCTACAAAAAAACGGTAACAAAGAAAAATCATTCCGGTTATCTTCAAACTTATGATGTTTACCAGTGCGACAATTGTGAAGGCTGTCCGTTCAGGGAACTTTGCACAAAGTCGGAGTATGGAAGAATGGTTCAAAGAAATGAACACTGGCTGGAACAAAAATCAAAAGTAAAAAATCTTCTCGCAACAGATGAATATAAGAAACTCATGAAAAAACGTTCGACAGAGTGTGAGACTGTCTTCGGACAGATAAAAGCCAACCAAAAATTCCGCAGATTTCATCTTCGAGGTTCTGAAAAAGTCGGAACAGAATGGGGATTATTGATGCTTGGTTATGATTTTAAGCAAATTACAAGACAGAGCTAA
- a CDS encoding lyase family protein, protein METRNIFENISCIDHRYSKSESAVFDGLTKYISEEASIRSCAKAEAALVKAHLKIRGQLTQDISDKLDVIAASVDPEAVYKEEEKTKHNIRALVNVMKTMVPADLGPLVHLGATSVDILDTALSCRMRDVTKKVVLPELKALEKALCAIADREAETPQVGRTHGQHAVPITFGWSIAEFVSRLGKSILRIEELSDQLKGKLAGPVGSYNGPSMIVKDPEELERIYLEFLGLKPSEYSNQLVEPEYLLRLLLEMNVAFGIIANLADDLRNLQRSEIGEVFEYFASTQVGSSTMPQKRNPWNSEHVKSLWKAMCPRVITFYMDQISEHQRDLTNSASQRFIADYVAGFTMAVSRMKSVVSGLQADHESMAKNLASAGGKVKGGVLAEPAYILLGEAGVNDGHEVIRKITLEAEQTGKTFFEVLKTHTDAYQKITAQLEKLGVENPATFFEDPARYHGLAAVKSRRLAKKYAELMEKNN, encoded by the coding sequence ATGGAAACACGCAATATTTTTGAAAACATTTCTTGTATTGACCACAGATACTCAAAGTCAGAATCTGCGGTTTTCGACGGTCTCACAAAATATATTTCTGAAGAGGCCAGCATCAGAAGCTGCGCAAAGGCAGAAGCCGCTCTTGTAAAGGCACACCTCAAGATCCGCGGACAGCTTACACAGGACATCTCTGACAAGCTAGACGTTATTGCCGCTTCAGTAGATCCAGAAGCTGTATATAAGGAAGAAGAAAAAACAAAGCACAATATCCGCGCTCTTGTAAACGTAATGAAAACAATGGTTCCTGCAGACCTGGGACCGCTTGTTCACCTTGGAGCAACCAGCGTAGATATTCTTGACACTGCCCTTTCCTGCCGCATGAGAGATGTTACAAAAAAAGTTGTACTTCCCGAACTCAAGGCTCTTGAAAAGGCACTGTGCGCTATTGCAGACCGCGAAGCAGAAACCCCGCAGGTAGGACGCACTCACGGACAGCACGCAGTTCCCATTACTTTCGGATGGTCAATTGCAGAATTCGTAAGCCGTCTTGGAAAATCAATTCTTCGCATAGAAGAACTCAGCGACCAGCTTAAGGGAAAACTTGCAGGACCTGTAGGTTCATACAACGGCCCCAGCATGATTGTAAAAGACCCAGAAGAACTCGAACGCATTTACCTTGAATTCCTTGGACTCAAACCAAGTGAATATTCAAACCAGCTTGTAGAACCAGAATACCTTCTTCGCCTTCTTCTTGAGATGAATGTTGCCTTCGGAATTATTGCAAACCTTGCAGACGATCTGCGCAACCTTCAGCGAAGCGAGATTGGTGAAGTATTCGAATACTTTGCTTCCACACAGGTCGGTTCTTCCACAATGCCGCAAAAACGCAACCCGTGGAACAGCGAACACGTAAAGTCTCTCTGGAAGGCAATGTGCCCGCGTGTAATTACTTTCTACATGGATCAGATTTCAGAACACCAGCGTGACCTTACAAACAGTGCAAGCCAGCGCTTTATTGCAGATTATGTTGCAGGATTTACAATGGCAGTTTCAAGAATGAAGTCTGTTGTTTCGGGACTTCAGGCAGACCACGAAAGCATGGCAAAGAACCTTGCAAGTGCCGGCGGAAAGGTAAAAGGCGGTGTACTTGCAGAACCGGCATACATTCTTCTTGGAGAAGCAGGTGTCAACGACGGTCACGAAGTTATCAGAAAGATTACACTCGAAGCAGAACAGACAGGAAAAACATTCTTCGAAGTTCTCAAAACACATACAGACGCTTACCAGAAGATTACTGCCCAGCTCGAAAAACTCGGCGTAGAAAACCCGGCTACTTTCTTCGAAGATCCTGCACGCTACCACGGACTCGCTGCCGTAAAGTCACGCAGACTTGCAAAGAAGTACGCAGAACTTATGGAAAAAAACAACTAG
- a CDS encoding Lcl C-terminal domain-containing protein produces MNDNANIIVTVQTEGKDDIVSRTDSTGFFTVNNVLASVNHTVTFSKSGWNSSDLTVENLTKLEERTIAESGSVILQDTTSPVIESVVLNEGANFTDNPQFSVLITSIEEGSGISQMAVQLYRTTDDGKEVLYPTEKSFEPFKANFTYDISSLPKSIYGGNDEYKIIITLKDLSGNESQEKSDSITLSDQVKTLKGVLTGEDLHLTKVNSPYRVENNILVEEGNVLTIDPGVEIRFAGNYYLRINGEINARGTEKEHIVFTKTDDAELIENNDRYWDGNAWVYDTTQYYWNGLQVTDKSSSLNVDSNQNYISGNIFEYCDVKGAIYPFNKAESGSAFVSNMNIDDGSNFYSGGKSVIKSSIIKTHVNIENYAYLDSSTVEGLSVGSYSTVKNNIVSGIVNLSSEVAMISGNTFQENTSFNISSSTQILTNEIIALKTPIKVGSFSGKFSFNKFTDCGGIILDASSSRYSNQQVVDFTGNYWGTAYTEELNLIGANNNASFISDYYDGNFDLIKIDYSGWVTGVDTQATVNSISIPKAGISKNGLKVKALVKGSNFDALNVKNLEFTCSNSLIVENTKESIKILSPKVVQVEFTIPSVAGEYEITVSSGSTSAKQNFIVKDYSEFEVGDILYNDGTRLSKDETYSGSASPIAVVIGFNDYGAALGVGVKHSYSLQWALNDTTGHNITFYNIICTSDIYGAGAADTAVFSGDTDGSDNWQMICIADEQGAADAATNYPAFNYANTYSQQDLNCTEEYAEGWYLPSIAELRQIYRNKDAVNSALSNCNGMQISDDYYWSSSQYNNVDYTAWRLDFSDGYLTTNYKSYLYCVCCVRAF; encoded by the coding sequence ATGAACGACAATGCAAATATTATTGTAACTGTTCAAACCGAAGGAAAAGACGATATTGTTTCAAGAACAGATTCAACGGGATTTTTTACTGTAAATAATGTTTTAGCTTCTGTAAATCACACAGTAACATTTAGTAAATCAGGATGGAATTCTTCAGATTTAACTGTAGAAAATCTTACAAAATTAGAAGAAAGAACTATTGCAGAAAGCGGAAGCGTTATTTTGCAAGATACAACTTCTCCTGTAATTGAAAGTGTTGTTTTAAATGAAGGAGCAAATTTTACTGACAATCCACAATTTTCTGTTTTAATAACATCAATAGAAGAAGGAAGTGGAATAAGTCAAATGGCTGTTCAACTTTATAGAACAACTGACGACGGAAAAGAAGTTTTGTATCCAACAGAAAAAAGTTTTGAACCTTTTAAAGCAAATTTTACTTACGATATAAGTTCTCTTCCAAAATCAATTTACGGTGGAAATGACGAATATAAGATTATAATTACTTTAAAAGATTTAAGCGGTAATGAAAGTCAAGAAAAAAGCGATTCAATTACACTTTCAGATCAAGTAAAAACTTTAAAAGGTGTTTTAACCGGCGAAGATTTACATCTTACAAAAGTAAACAGCCCGTATCGAGTTGAAAACAATATTTTAGTTGAAGAAGGCAATGTTTTAACAATTGATCCAGGTGTTGAAATTCGTTTTGCAGGAAATTATTACTTACGCATAAACGGTGAAATTAATGCTCGAGGAACAGAAAAAGAACACATTGTCTTTACAAAAACTGATGACGCTGAACTTATAGAAAATAATGATAGGTATTGGGATGGAAATGCTTGGGTTTATGATACAACGCAATATTATTGGAACGGTTTACAAGTAACAGATAAATCTTCAAGTTTAAATGTTGATTCAAATCAAAATTACATAAGCGGAAATATTTTTGAATACTGCGATGTAAAAGGAGCAATTTATCCATTTAACAAAGCAGAAAGCGGTTCTGCGTTTGTTTCAAATATGAATATTGATGACGGAAGTAATTTTTATAGTGGAGGTAAATCTGTTATAAAATCATCAATAATAAAAACGCATGTAAATATTGAAAACTATGCATATCTTGATTCTTCTACAGTTGAAGGACTTAGCGTTGGCTCATATTCAACTGTAAAAAATAATATTGTTTCAGGAATTGTTAATTTAAGTTCAGAAGTAGCTATGATTAGTGGAAATACTTTCCAAGAAAATACTTCATTTAATATTTCAAGTTCTACTCAAATTTTAACTAACGAAATTATTGCATTAAAAACTCCAATAAAAGTAGGCTCATTCAGTGGAAAATTCTCTTTTAACAAATTTACAGATTGTGGAGGAATAATTCTTGACGCAAGTTCTTCTCGTTATAGTAATCAGCAAGTTGTAGATTTTACAGGTAATTATTGGGGAACAGCTTACACTGAAGAATTAAACTTAATCGGTGCAAACAATAATGCAAGTTTTATTTCTGATTACTACGACGGAAACTTTGATTTAATTAAAATCGATTATTCAGGATGGGTAACAGGAGTAGACACACAAGCAACTGTAAATTCTATTTCAATTCCAAAAGCTGGAATTAGTAAAAACGGTTTAAAAGTAAAAGCTTTAGTAAAAGGAAGCAATTTTGATGCTTTAAATGTTAAGAATCTTGAATTTACTTGTAGCAATTCTTTAATTGTAGAAAATACAAAAGAATCAATTAAAATTTTAAGTCCAAAAGTTGTTCAAGTTGAGTTTACAATTCCAAGTGTAGCAGGTGAATACGAAATTACAGTTTCAAGCGGAAGTACTTCTGCAAAACAAAACTTTATTGTAAAAGATTATTCTGAGTTTGAAGTTGGAGACATTCTTTATAATGACGGAACACGCCTTTCAAAAGATGAAACTTATTCCGGAAGTGCAAGTCCGATTGCAGTCGTAATAGGCTTTAATGATTACGGAGCTGCGTTGGGTGTTGGGGTAAAACATAGTTATTCTTTACAGTGGGCTCTAAATGACACGACAGGTCATAACATAACTTTCTATAATATTATTTGTACATCGGACATATATGGAGCAGGAGCAGCCGATACAGCTGTATTTAGTGGCGACACAGACGGAAGCGACAACTGGCAAATGATTTGTATTGCAGATGAGCAAGGCGCAGCTGATGCTGCGACAAATTATCCTGCCTTTAATTATGCAAATACTTACAGCCAGCAAGATTTAAACTGTACAGAAGAATATGCAGAAGGCTGGTATTTACCAAGTATTGCAGAATTAAGGCAAATTTACAGAAATAAAGACGCTGTTAATAGTGCGCTTTCTAATTGTAATGGAATGCAGATTAGCGATGACTACTATTGGTCGTCGTCGCAGTACAATAACGTCGACTACACCGCGTGGAGACTCGATTTCAGTGACGGCTACCTCACCACCAACTACAAGAGCTACCTTTATTGTGTTTGTTGTGTGCGGGCCTTTTAA
- a CDS encoding DUF4160 domain-containing protein, giving the protein MSGLFSVCSYKIYFWSDKGTEPIHVHVSKGKPSPKRYKNMVNKKRWLYSCQQCCISL; this is encoded by the coding sequence TTGTCTGGTCTTTTTTCAGTTTGCAGTTATAAGATTTATTTTTGGTCTGATAAAGGCACAGAACCAATTCATGTACATGTTTCAAAAGGAAAACCTTCTCCAAAACGGTACAAAAATATGGTTAATAAAAAACGGTGGTTGTATTCCTGCCAACAATGCTGCATATCTCTCTAA
- a CDS encoding RecQ family ATP-dependent DNA helicase, with protein MEKIENEQEKIGTEYLEQCTAEDEQQKDTEDTVMAAAKRAFGISYLYPWQRLVIENILDSAQNPESEDEFSCHGKQIVLLPTGAGKSMCFLVPSLLLKGPTLVLYPLLALMSDQKRRMDDAGIESVVFRGGQSKEEREENFARIQNGAKIILANPEVLLSEGLAERLALCKIAHVAIDEAHCVSEWGDTFRPAYLELGRIIRTLEPKVVTAFTATASSGVLSRISDVLFGGPVHIIRSDSDRPNIRYYVVNAYSKKRAAFRLAVMERKPLIIFCGTRGNAEDMARELAAYLGSDKVKFYHAGLEREEKDAVEKWFYPRDDAVLCCTCAFGMGVDKKDIHCVIHLEPSPTAEAYLQEAGRGGRDGSVAKAILLWSRADSERYASFKEGSRERVLAKFAESTTCRRQILLDALGGEQAACSGCDVCERGEAAPFASDAGAVLKLVGRRKKSYDADSLSAAAVSELNRRDLNIFGEYVWNHADAERVILQLMGEKKLKTCGWPWRGKITLCRDGFLQNKRSRSTAGGTS; from the coding sequence ATGGAAAAGATTGAAAACGAACAGGAAAAAATCGGCACTGAATATCTTGAACAGTGCACGGCAGAAGATGAACAGCAGAAAGATACAGAAGATACGGTTATGGCGGCGGCAAAACGTGCATTCGGAATTTCGTACCTTTACCCGTGGCAGCGGCTTGTAATAGAAAACATTCTGGACAGCGCACAAAATCCCGAAAGCGAAGACGAGTTTTCGTGCCATGGAAAACAGATTGTACTTTTGCCTACTGGAGCTGGAAAATCAATGTGTTTTCTTGTTCCGTCACTGCTGCTCAAAGGGCCTACCCTTGTTCTATACCCGCTTCTGGCCCTTATGTCTGACCAGAAAAGGCGCATGGACGATGCCGGAATAGAAAGTGTGGTGTTCCGGGGCGGTCAGAGTAAAGAAGAGCGTGAAGAAAATTTTGCGCGCATACAAAACGGGGCAAAAATAATTCTTGCAAATCCCGAAGTTCTGCTTTCCGAAGGACTTGCGGAACGTCTTGCCCTGTGTAAAATTGCGCATGTTGCCATAGATGAAGCACACTGTGTAAGCGAATGGGGCGACACGTTCAGGCCTGCCTATCTTGAACTGGGCCGGATAATCAGAACGCTTGAGCCCAAAGTGGTTACGGCTTTTACTGCAACCGCGTCTTCCGGAGTTCTTTCGCGTATATCAGACGTGCTTTTCGGCGGCCCGGTGCATATAATAAGAAGCGACAGTGACCGCCCCAATATACGCTATTATGTGGTGAATGCCTACTCAAAGAAAAGGGCTGCATTCAGGCTGGCTGTCATGGAAAGAAAGCCGCTTATAATCTTTTGCGGAACAAGGGGAAATGCAGAAGACATGGCGCGTGAACTTGCTGCATATCTTGGAAGTGACAAAGTAAAGTTTTACCATGCTGGACTTGAGCGTGAAGAAAAGGATGCCGTAGAAAAATGGTTTTACCCCAGGGATGATGCGGTTTTGTGCTGCACCTGCGCTTTTGGAATGGGCGTGGACAAAAAGGACATTCACTGCGTAATCCATCTTGAGCCGAGCCCCACTGCCGAAGCCTATCTGCAGGAAGCCGGGCGCGGGGGAAGGGACGGTTCTGTTGCAAAGGCAATACTTTTGTGGAGCCGTGCAGACAGCGAACGGTATGCTTCTTTTAAGGAAGGAAGCCGCGAGCGTGTTCTTGCAAAGTTCGCCGAAAGCACAACCTGCCGCCGCCAGATATTGCTTGACGCTCTTGGAGGTGAACAGGCTGCGTGTTCGGGGTGCGATGTCTGTGAAAGGGGAGAAGCCGCACCTTTTGCCTCAGATGCAGGGGCCGTATTGAAACTTGTGGGACGCCGCAAAAAGTCCTACGATGCAGATTCCCTTAGTGCGGCGGCTGTAAGCGAGCTTAACCGGCGTGATCTGAATATTTTCGGCGAGTACGTGTGGAATCATGCCGATGCCGAGCGTGTTATCTTGCAGCTTATGGGCGAAAAAAAACTCAAAACATGCGGCTGGCCCTGGCGGGGTAAAATTACTCTTTGCCGTGACGGTTTTTTGCAGAATAAACGCAGCCGCAGTACTGCTGGCGGTACAAGCTGA
- a CDS encoding transposase: protein MSRGVSDKITFKPYSQEERWLLPPSLDELIPQNHLVRTVSKTVDELNIEKIFAKYTKGGGASRYNPVMLLKVMIYCYMTGVYSSRQIAKQCRENINVMWLAENQTPDFRTINKFRGEKLKDAIEEIFISTVKLLNIKGFVSLEKYFVDGTKVESASNKYTFVWKKAVEKNEKKLDEKLRVFLKEVEEITDVENREYGNKDLAELGEDITVTSEEIKAVADKINKKLDEIADSINEESKGVKKN from the coding sequence ATGAGCAGAGGCGTAAGTGATAAAATCACATTCAAACCATACAGCCAGGAAGAAAGATGGCTGTTACCACCGAGTCTGGACGAGTTGATTCCGCAGAATCATTTAGTAAGAACTGTCAGCAAAACAGTAGATGAACTTAACATCGAAAAAATATTCGCAAAATATACAAAAGGTGGCGGAGCAAGCCGTTACAATCCGGTCATGCTTTTAAAAGTAATGATTTACTGCTACATGACAGGAGTTTATTCTTCACGCCAGATTGCAAAACAGTGCCGCGAAAATATCAATGTAATGTGGCTTGCCGAAAACCAGACTCCGGACTTCAGAACAATCAACAAATTCCGGGGAGAAAAACTGAAGGATGCAATCGAAGAGATTTTCATCTCAACCGTAAAACTTCTCAATATAAAAGGATTCGTCAGTCTTGAAAAATATTTTGTTGACGGAACAAAGGTTGAAAGCGCTTCAAACAAATATACTTTCGTGTGGAAAAAAGCAGTTGAGAAAAACGAAAAGAAACTGGATGAAAAACTCCGTGTATTCCTGAAAGAAGTTGAAGAAATAACAGACGTGGAAAACAGAGAATACGGCAACAAAGATCTCGCTGAACTTGGTGAAGACATTACCGTTACAAGTGAAGAAATCAAAGCTGTTGCAGACAAAATTAATAAGAAACTTGATGAAATTGCAGATTCAATCAACGAGGAATCAAAAGGCGTAAAAAAAAACTGA
- a CDS encoding carboxypeptidase regulatory-like domain-containing protein produces the protein MKKPIYFLLCVFLFLGINFSCSFSDKDDSSKDFNNQETVLSIPSISPSGGDYSEGKKTISLTSETANSVIFYTTDGSEPSSSSSMYTESFSIIGSKTIKAVTYSKDLKTKSAVATAVFNLNAGKTQSQLGVVTGKIGLSPSLSPDVQNAIKDSKIYIYSDDLPGVVKQGKVGEEFYFDGLDTSKSYSFYFTNNKPSVFQESKNSRAIDYNATLFDKNGNPIVAVEISNVKPEEGAGVDLSEVELDATGSIKGKAFRYNVKGEQESDNSGISVFIPGTSYVALTDENGNFEILGVPQGLHTIRATLSGYNFAQKENVLLKASEEDKENPPVAEITDALSLYFGQGIVKGTVLLNDEIDDFSGIQVVLTDRTNSYNYSAITDKNGSWGVTDVYPGKYTIEFIKDGYESQTVCDIQIIGAKVTNVPLLSLYVIGGSLNGKVLIDGKSDFTGISVLAENTNGKMLFALTNEEGNFAFENVMPGTWTISATYVGYSKIKTSEIVVLMGETLDLGLIGTMEKTTYSVTGSVVLEGQDSGFEGTSILITNANDPNDTQTTVTNVEGVYNFSSLNQGTYILTISRNEFLTNSGVTVEVGSSLIAVAESVVLKSNAGIVSGNVTLEGKDSFEGISILLSNQNTDTTYSTVTDSNGHYALSGIKPGTYRIQATISGYNTSLSDPFTVSSGEVSIPSDQMLKVSMRSLFGTVILENKTDFTGVRITATKITETTEIYSALSNSSGTYAIAGMTPGEYILSYSFEGYVSKTSSSVSLTDNSSIEIEKIELKKATGKIAGIVNLEGCTNHSGIKVELVGTDYTTTTDIDGRYEFSVPSGNYPGGVSFTKEDFKVTMQAQTLTVLTDSTYGVPTVEMKGIAATVKGKLSISGWEEGKSYKDVVSITIDGDGFEKFSTTTDDDGSWQIDHIPLGYVTFRYKSNNIPDVTQEIKVVSCDFVDCGSLELIPDSEH, from the coding sequence ATGAAAAAGCCAATTTATTTTTTGTTATGTGTTTTTCTTTTTTTGGGAATAAACTTTTCTTGTAGTTTTTCTGATAAAGATGATTCATCAAAAGATTTTAACAATCAAGAAACTGTGTTAAGTATTCCGTCAATTTCTCCAAGTGGCGGAGATTATTCTGAAGGAAAAAAGACAATTTCTTTAACAAGCGAAACAGCGAATTCTGTAATTTTTTATACGACAGACGGAAGTGAACCTTCTTCGTCTTCTTCTATGTACACTGAATCTTTTTCAATTATTGGTTCAAAAACTATTAAAGCTGTAACTTATTCAAAAGATTTAAAAACTAAAAGTGCTGTTGCAACTGCCGTTTTTAATTTAAATGCAGGTAAAACTCAAAGTCAATTGGGTGTTGTTACAGGTAAAATTGGACTTTCTCCATCTTTAAGTCCAGATGTTCAAAATGCTATAAAAGATTCAAAAATTTATATTTATAGCGACGATTTACCCGGTGTTGTAAAACAAGGAAAAGTTGGTGAAGAATTTTATTTTGACGGATTAGACACTTCAAAATCTTATTCTTTTTATTTTACAAATAATAAACCTTCTGTGTTTCAAGAAAGTAAAAATAGCCGAGCTATAGATTATAATGCAACTTTATTTGATAAAAATGGAAATCCAATTGTTGCGGTTGAAATTTCAAATGTAAAACCTGAAGAAGGAGCCGGCGTTGATTTAAGCGAAGTTGAACTTGATGCAACCGGCTCAATAAAAGGAAAAGCTTTTAGGTATAATGTAAAAGGAGAACAAGAAAGCGATAATTCAGGAATTTCTGTTTTTATTCCTGGAACTTCTTATGTAGCTTTAACTGATGAAAACGGTAATTTTGAAATTTTAGGTGTTCCACAAGGATTACATACAATCAGGGCTACTTTGTCCGGTTATAATTTTGCTCAAAAAGAAAATGTTCTTCTTAAAGCGTCAGAAGAAGATAAAGAAAATCCACCTGTTGCAGAAATTACAGATGCTTTGTCTTTATATTTTGGTCAAGGAATTGTAAAAGGAACTGTATTATTAAACGATGAAATTGATGATTTTAGCGGAATTCAAGTTGTTTTAACGGACCGTACAAATTCTTACAATTATTCTGCAATAACAGACAAAAACGGATCTTGGGGTGTTACGGACGTTTATCCTGGAAAATATACAATTGAATTTATAAAAGACGGTTATGAAAGTCAAACTGTTTGCGATATTCAAATTATTGGTGCAAAGGTTACAAATGTTCCTCTTTTAAGTCTTTATGTAATAGGCGGTTCTTTAAACGGAAAAGTTTTAATCGATGGAAAAAGTGATTTTACCGGTATTTCTGTTTTAGCAGAAAATACAAATGGAAAAATGCTTTTTGCTCTTACAAATGAAGAAGGTAACTTTGCTTTTGAAAATGTAATGCCTGGAACTTGGACAATTAGTGCAACTTATGTAGGTTATTCAAAAATAAAAACTTCTGAAATTGTAGTTTTAATGGGAGAAACTTTAGATTTAGGTTTAATTGGCACAATGGAAAAAACAACTTATTCTGTTACAGGAAGTGTTGTTTTAGAAGGACAAGATAGTGGATTTGAAGGAACTTCTATTTTAATTACAAATGCAAATGATCCAAATGATACACAAACCACTGTTACAAATGTTGAAGGTGTTTACAATTTTAGTTCACTTAATCAGGGAACTTACATTCTTACGATTTCAAGAAATGAGTTTTTAACAAATTCCGGTGTTACAGTTGAAGTTGGATCTTCTTTAATTGCTGTTGCAGAAAGTGTCGTTTTAAAATCAAATGCAGGAATTGTTAGCGGAAACGTAACTTTAGAAGGAAAAGACAGCTTTGAAGGAATTTCAATTTTACTTTCTAATCAAAATACTGATACAACTTATTCAACAGTTACAGATTCAAACGGGCATTATGCTTTATCTGGAATAAAACCTGGAACTTATCGCATTCAAGCAACAATTTCTGGTTATAATACAAGTCTTAGCGATCCTTTTACTGTTTCTAGCGGAGAAGTTTCTATTCCTTCCGATCAAATGTTAAAGGTAAGTATGAGAAGTCTTTTTGGAACTGTAATTTTAGAAAATAAAACTGATTTTACAGGAGTTCGCATAACTGCAACAAAAATAACGGAAACTACAGAAATTTATTCAGCCCTTTCTAATTCAAGCGGAACTTACGCAATAGCTGGAATGACACCGGGTGAATACATTTTGTCTTATTCTTTTGAAGGTTATGTTTCTAAAACAAGTTCTTCTGTTTCTTTAACAGATAATTCTTCTATAGAAATTGAAAAAATTGAATTAAAAAAAGCAACCGGAAAAATTGCAGGAATTGTAAATCTTGAAGGCTGCACAAATCATTCAGGCATTAAAGTTGAATTAGTTGGAACAGATTACACAACTACAACAGATATTGATGGAAGATATGAATTTAGCGTTCCAAGTGGAAATTATCCCGGTGGCGTTAGTTTTACTAAAGAAGATTTTAAAGTTACAATGCAAGCCCAAACTCTTACAGTTTTAACAGATTCAACTTATGGAGTTCCGACTGTAGAAATGAAAGGAATTGCTGCAACAGTTAAAGGGAAACTTTCCATTTCAGGCTGGGAAGAAGGAAAATCTTATAAAGATGTTGTTTCTATTACAATTGACGGCGACGGTTTTGAAAAATTTTCTACAACAACAGATGACGATGGTTCTTGGCAAATTGATCACATTCCTTTAGGTTATGTAACTTTCCGTTATAAATCAAATAATATTCCAGATGTAACTCAAGAAATTAAAGTTGTGTCTTGTGATTTTGTAGATTGCGGAAGTTTAGAATTAATTCCGGACAGTGAACATTAA
- a CDS encoding epoxyqueuosine reductase QueH, with the protein MSSNEYQKKLDTILQETQRNPAEHKPSLLLHACCGPCSSYTIEYLSKFFDIYVYYYNPNIYPPQEYERRLSELERFLGEFPPALECGVKLQKTEYIPQEFYEAIRIKEEPSLASESEKGERCRRCYEFRLKKAYAYAAENGFDWFCTTLSISPFKDADKINTIGAALEQQNPSGPKWLWSDFKKKGGFKRSLELSEQFSLYRQQYCGCVYSAKNRHGKE; encoded by the coding sequence ATGTCTTCCAACGAATACCAGAAAAAACTGGACACAATTTTACAGGAAACACAACGCAACCCGGCAGAACACAAGCCTTCTCTTCTGCTCCATGCCTGCTGCGGTCCGTGCTCTTCCTACACAATAGAGTATCTTTCAAAATTTTTTGACATATACGTTTACTACTACAATCCCAATATTTATCCCCCGCAAGAATACGAAAGGCGGCTTTCAGAACTTGAACGCTTTCTTGGTGAATTTCCTCCTGCACTGGAATGCGGCGTAAAACTGCAGAAAACCGAATACATCCCGCAGGAATTCTACGAGGCAATACGCATAAAAGAAGAGCCTTCACTTGCTTCTGAAAGCGAAAAAGGTGAACGCTGCCGCCGCTGCTATGAATTCAGGCTTAAAAAAGCCTATGCCTATGCCGCAGAAAACGGCTTTGACTGGTTCTGCACGACACTTTCCATAAGTCCCTTTAAAGACGCAGACAAAATAAACACAATCGGCGCCGCACTTGAACAGCAAAATCCTTCGGGCCCAAAATGGCTCTGGTCTGACTTCAAGAAAAAGGGCGGCTTCAAGCGCAGTCTGGAACTGAGTGAACAATTCAGCTTGTACCGCCAGCAGTACTGCGGCTGCGTTTATTCTGCAAAAAACCGTCACGGCAAAGAGTAA